A section of the Flavobacteriales bacterium genome encodes:
- a CDS encoding IS3 family transposase — MRKTKFTEHQIVAMLKQHEAGAKVADICREHGISNATFYQWKAKYGGMDASQLKLVKELQEENSRLKRMYAELSMMHDSLKQVVEKKWGSDEKREIVQALITEHGHTQRQACRMVGLARSTAQYRKHPPDDTMVIGALDDLVTKHPAIGVWQCHHRIRLMGHVWNFKRVYRVYTGMGLNIRRRTKKRLPARVKQALFQPQAPDQVWSIDFMHDTLWDGRTYRMLNVLDDYNREVLAMEVDTSLPALRVIRVLERLKEQRSLPAMIRVDNGPEFISAKLDHWCREHKITLTYIQPGKPTQNAYVERLNGSIRRELLGAYVFRTLEEVRLRTTEWMYDYNHLRPHKALGYRPPVLIHP, encoded by the coding sequence ATGAGAAAGACCAAGTTCACCGAGCATCAGATCGTCGCGATGCTCAAGCAGCATGAGGCTGGTGCCAAGGTGGCCGACATCTGTCGGGAACACGGCATCAGCAACGCCACGTTCTACCAGTGGAAGGCGAAGTATGGCGGCATGGATGCCAGCCAGCTCAAGCTGGTGAAGGAACTCCAAGAGGAGAACAGCCGCCTGAAACGCATGTATGCGGAGCTGAGCATGATGCACGACTCCCTCAAGCAGGTGGTGGAAAAGAAGTGGGGGTCTGACGAGAAGCGCGAGATCGTGCAGGCCCTTATCACCGAGCATGGACACACCCAGCGGCAAGCGTGCCGCATGGTGGGTCTTGCTCGCAGTACCGCGCAATACCGCAAGCATCCGCCCGACGACACGATGGTGATCGGCGCATTGGACGACCTGGTGACCAAGCATCCGGCCATTGGGGTGTGGCAGTGCCATCACCGCATACGCTTGATGGGTCATGTGTGGAACTTCAAACGTGTCTACCGGGTGTACACCGGCATGGGGCTCAACATCCGTCGGCGGACCAAGAAGCGCCTGCCTGCACGCGTGAAACAGGCCTTGTTCCAGCCACAGGCCCCCGACCAGGTATGGAGCATCGACTTCATGCACGACACCTTGTGGGATGGCCGCACCTACCGCATGCTCAACGTCCTGGACGACTACAACCGCGAAGTGCTGGCCATGGAAGTGGACACTTCTTTGCCTGCCTTGCGTGTGATCCGCGTGCTTGAACGCCTGAAGGAACAACGCTCACTGCCGGCCATGATCCGCGTGGACAACGGGCCGGAGTTCATCAGTGCCAAGCTTGACCACTGGTGCCGAGAGCACAAGATCACCCTCACCTACATCCAGCCCGGCAAGCCCACCCAGAACGCTTACGTGGAGCGTCTCAATGGCAGCATACGCCGTGAGCTCCTCGGCGCCTACGTCTTCCGCACACTCGAAGAAGTGCGCTTGCGCACCACCGAGTGGATGTACGACTACAACCATCTTCGGCCTCACAAAGCACTCGGTTACCGGCCACCTGTGCTCATCCATCCCTAA
- a CDS encoding fibronectin type III domain-containing protein: MARSLFIEQRLTGNPAFADLASSLLVVTAKREALEQAITAAADGGRTAIAHRRAAQQEHFAELNKLADRVSSIAGGDAVMIQDAGFFVRSARNLLTEIPRPLKLRARIRDHKGEVLLDWATTPGASLYVIQHNGASPDDAEAWKDVGETTRIRHVLKGLESAREHWFRVRATGTKGSSPWSDVAHSLVR, translated from the coding sequence GTGGCCCGCAGCCTTTTCATCGAACAGCGTCTCACCGGCAACCCGGCCTTCGCCGACCTTGCATCGTCCCTGTTGGTGGTCACCGCCAAGCGCGAGGCGCTGGAGCAGGCCATCACCGCCGCTGCGGACGGTGGCCGCACGGCGATCGCCCATCGCCGGGCCGCACAGCAGGAGCATTTCGCCGAGCTGAACAAGCTCGCGGACCGTGTCTCCAGCATCGCAGGCGGCGACGCGGTCATGATCCAGGACGCTGGTTTCTTCGTGCGCTCCGCGCGTAACCTGTTGACGGAGATCCCCCGGCCGCTGAAGCTGCGCGCGCGGATCCGCGACCACAAGGGGGAGGTGCTCCTCGATTGGGCCACCACCCCGGGCGCCAGCCTCTACGTGATCCAGCACAACGGCGCATCACCGGATGATGCCGAGGCCTGGAAGGATGTGGGCGAGACCACCCGCATCCGGCACGTGCTCAAAGGCCTGGAGAGCGCCAGGGAGCACTGGTTCCGTGTGCGCGCCACCGGCACAAAGGGCAGCAGCCCCTGGAGCGACGTGGCCCACAGCCTGGTGCGCTGA
- a CDS encoding prepilin-type N-terminal cleavage/methylation domain-containing protein, giving the protein MDRPPAPPAPHAGDHPPTPFVDGERIPAFTLTELLIALVIVGILVYLALPDYSQVVAQAKATEAKLQLEHLHSLQTTHYYERSQYAGELDALGFRQQKLVNEGGTANYRIELVNAGPRTYVARATAVADFDQDGQYNVWEIDHDKALREVIPD; this is encoded by the coding sequence ATGGACCGACCACCCGCCCCGCCGGCCCCGCATGCCGGTGACCATCCCCCCACCCCGTTCGTGGATGGGGAGCGCATCCCGGCGTTCACGCTCACTGAACTGTTGATCGCGCTGGTGATCGTGGGCATACTGGTGTACCTGGCGCTGCCGGACTACAGCCAGGTGGTGGCCCAGGCCAAGGCCACCGAGGCCAAACTGCAACTGGAGCACCTGCACAGCCTGCAGACCACCCACTACTACGAGCGCAGCCAGTATGCCGGGGAGCTGGATGCCCTGGGGTTCCGGCAGCAGAAGCTGGTGAACGAGGGCGGCACGGCGAACTACCGGATCGAACTGGTGAACGCGGGGCCGCGCACCTATGTGGCCAGGGCCACGGCCGTGGCCGATTTCGACCAGGACGGCCAGTACAACGTGTGGGAGATCGACCACGACAAAGCCCTGCGGGAGGTGATCCCCGATTGA
- a CDS encoding type II/IV secretion system protein, giving the protein MDEALLIDAATRNVLTPEQAWHYRVVPQHLGPEGCTLLRAGGADEAVRLELEVLLGLRVTLEPAGADAVERALATHYRRVERPGRRVDLSARTAEHLLHDLVQEARDLGSSDVHAEVYEREARVRIRIDGLLVERYRYPAADHPALVNRVKVQAGLDISEKRLPQDGRMVLDRDGRRTDVRVSVLPTLHGEKVVLRLLGQDAGDLSLADLGMDAPQLEDYRSGIARPHGLVLISGPTGSGKTTTLYATLKELNAVRRNIVTVEDPVEYTLEGVNQVPLREGIGLGFAQALRSFLRQDPDVIMLGEVRDAETAQMAVRAALTGHLVLSTVHTNSAWGTVGRLMDMGVPPYLLAATLNTSVAQRLVRTLCTTCARPEPWPTGAARPVPAEAPPATHQVPVGCPACHYTGYRGRQALYEVVAMDIDRAEQVRRGVTDGQAALAGRPVRRLADSAWALLRSGRTSLEEAHPILTSA; this is encoded by the coding sequence ATGGATGAGGCGCTGCTGATCGATGCGGCCACCCGCAACGTGCTGACCCCGGAGCAGGCGTGGCACTACCGCGTGGTGCCGCAGCACCTGGGCCCGGAGGGCTGCACCCTGCTCCGCGCGGGCGGCGCCGACGAGGCGGTACGCCTGGAGCTGGAGGTCCTGCTGGGGCTTCGGGTGACCTTGGAGCCGGCCGGAGCGGACGCGGTGGAGCGGGCCCTGGCCACCCATTACCGGCGGGTGGAGCGACCGGGGCGGCGGGTGGACCTGAGCGCGCGCACGGCCGAGCACCTGCTGCACGACCTGGTGCAGGAGGCCCGTGACCTGGGCAGCAGCGATGTGCATGCCGAGGTGTACGAGCGGGAAGCGCGCGTGCGCATCCGCATCGACGGGCTGCTCGTGGAGCGGTACCGCTACCCGGCCGCCGACCACCCCGCCCTGGTGAACCGCGTGAAGGTGCAGGCCGGGCTGGACATCAGCGAGAAGCGCCTGCCCCAGGACGGCCGCATGGTGCTGGACCGCGACGGGCGACGCACCGATGTGCGCGTGAGCGTACTCCCCACCCTGCACGGTGAGAAGGTGGTGCTGCGCCTGCTGGGGCAGGATGCCGGCGACCTGAGCCTGGCCGACCTAGGCATGGACGCGCCGCAGCTCGAGGACTACCGCAGCGGGATCGCGCGGCCGCACGGCCTGGTGCTGATCAGCGGTCCCACCGGTTCGGGCAAGACCACCACGCTCTATGCCACCCTGAAGGAACTGAACGCCGTGCGCCGCAACATCGTGACGGTGGAGGACCCGGTGGAGTACACGTTGGAGGGGGTCAATCAGGTGCCCCTGCGCGAGGGCATCGGGCTGGGCTTCGCGCAGGCCTTGCGCAGCTTCCTCAGGCAGGACCCGGACGTGATCATGCTGGGCGAGGTGCGCGATGCGGAAACGGCGCAGATGGCGGTGCGCGCGGCCCTCACGGGCCATTTGGTGCTGAGCACCGTGCACACGAACTCGGCCTGGGGCACGGTGGGCCGCCTGATGGACATGGGGGTACCCCCCTACCTGCTGGCGGCCACCTTGAACACCTCGGTGGCGCAGCGGTTGGTGCGCACCCTGTGCACGACCTGTGCGCGGCCCGAACCGTGGCCGACCGGGGCCGCGCGACCGGTGCCTGCGGAGGCCCCGCCGGCCACGCACCAGGTGCCGGTGGGCTGTCCCGCGTGCCACTACACGGGATACCGCGGACGTCAAGCCCTGTATGAAGTGGTGGCCATGGATATCGACCGTGCCGAACAGGTGCGGCGGGGGGTCACCGATGGCCAGGCGGCGCTCGCCGGGCGGCCCGTGCGGCGCTTGGCCGACAGCGCTTGGGCCCTCCTGCGCAGCGGGCGCACCAGCCTGGAGGAAGCCCATCCGATCCTGACCAGCGCATGA
- a CDS encoding type II and III secretion system protein — translation MRTWLLLLALWGLACTGTAQDRYQRIAEMLEAAEVDHPGLEGAVEMSVSGTDLGEFVRALGLSHGLNLSVDPAVKGEVVNAFQNARVSDVLLYLCKQYDLELELIGSIIALRPHVAEVPPPPAPTWRPPVVTFAADSGWLDLDLKGDSLGAVARAITLATGTNVVLAPGLDDRPVRAFLRRTSLAGALDKLAFANGLLVERGSDGSFLLHAQAAEPTKGGERGPRGAQTGGGQGGELELGVLPDGLLSVHARQAPIAQVIEQASAMLDKDYFFYDGVEGTATLHMDRVSYEDLLTGLLRGTALTHHVNEGVHLVGRRDLEGLRRTELVRLLNRPVKDLSNTIPEAMRKDVTLHEFVELNGIIISGDAHRIDEIKGLLRGLDQAVPVVMIEVMIVDVNRSRTVSGGIQMGVGDPPEQSGGTILPGIDYTLNAGTINDLIQSFNGFGLFNLGNVTPSFYVGIRALEADGVLRMRSTPQLSTLNGHEATLSIGETEFYLEVRNDLIGTQNPTVSTSQIYKPINADLSLRILPMVSSDDLVTLEIEVNQSNFTQRIAATAPPGSVERKFSSIVRVRDRDMIVLGGLEEKENSRSGNGLPLLSRIPVLKWIFGNRTSKRGRSKLTIFIRPTIIL, via the coding sequence ATGAGGACCTGGCTGTTGCTGCTCGCGCTGTGGGGCCTGGCATGCACCGGGACCGCGCAGGACCGCTACCAGCGGATCGCGGAGATGCTGGAGGCCGCGGAGGTGGACCATCCCGGCCTGGAGGGCGCCGTGGAGATGAGCGTGAGCGGCACCGACCTGGGCGAGTTCGTACGGGCCCTGGGCCTGAGCCACGGCCTGAACCTGAGCGTGGACCCCGCGGTGAAAGGGGAGGTGGTGAACGCGTTCCAGAACGCCCGGGTGAGCGATGTGCTGCTCTATCTGTGCAAGCAATACGACCTCGAGCTGGAGCTGATCGGCAGCATCATCGCCCTGCGGCCGCACGTGGCCGAGGTCCCGCCACCGCCCGCACCCACCTGGCGGCCGCCGGTGGTGACCTTCGCCGCGGACAGCGGCTGGCTCGACCTGGACCTGAAAGGCGACAGCCTGGGTGCGGTGGCCCGGGCGATCACCCTGGCCACCGGCACCAATGTGGTGCTCGCGCCCGGGCTGGACGACCGGCCGGTGCGCGCCTTCCTGCGGCGGACCAGCTTGGCCGGCGCACTGGACAAGCTGGCCTTCGCCAATGGCCTGTTGGTGGAGCGTGGCAGCGATGGCAGCTTTCTGCTCCACGCACAGGCGGCCGAACCCACCAAGGGGGGCGAGCGTGGCCCGCGGGGTGCACAAACCGGCGGTGGCCAGGGTGGTGAACTGGAGCTCGGCGTGCTGCCGGACGGCCTGCTGTCCGTCCACGCGCGGCAGGCCCCCATCGCCCAGGTGATCGAGCAGGCCTCGGCCATGTTGGACAAGGATTACTTCTTCTATGATGGCGTGGAGGGCACCGCCACCCTGCACATGGACCGGGTGAGCTACGAGGACCTGCTCACGGGCCTGCTACGCGGCACGGCCCTTACGCACCATGTGAACGAAGGGGTGCACCTCGTGGGACGGCGCGACCTGGAAGGGCTGCGGCGCACCGAGCTGGTGCGGCTGCTCAACCGACCGGTGAAGGACCTGAGCAACACCATACCGGAGGCGATGCGCAAGGATGTCACCCTGCATGAGTTCGTGGAGCTCAACGGCATCATCATCAGCGGCGATGCCCATCGAATCGACGAGATCAAGGGGTTGCTGCGCGGGCTGGACCAGGCGGTACCGGTGGTGATGATCGAGGTGATGATCGTGGACGTGAACCGTTCGCGCACGGTGAGCGGAGGCATCCAGATGGGCGTGGGCGATCCGCCCGAACAGAGCGGAGGCACCATCCTGCCCGGCATCGACTACACCTTGAACGCCGGCACCATCAATGACCTCATTCAGAGCTTCAACGGGTTCGGGCTCTTCAACCTGGGCAACGTCACCCCGTCGTTCTATGTCGGCATCCGCGCTTTGGAAGCGGACGGTGTGCTGCGCATGCGGTCCACCCCGCAGCTGAGCACCTTGAACGGGCACGAGGCCACGCTGAGCATCGGAGAGACGGAGTTCTACCTGGAGGTGCGCAATGACCTCATCGGCACGCAGAACCCGACGGTGAGCACCTCGCAGATCTACAAGCCGATCAATGCCGACCTGTCGCTGCGCATCCTGCCGATGGTGAGCAGTGACGACCTGGTGACCCTGGAGATCGAGGTGAACCAGAGCAACTTCACGCAACGCATCGCGGCGACGGCCCCACCGGGCTCGGTGGAGCGGAAGTTCAGCAGCATCGTGCGGGTGCGCGACCGCGACATGATCGTGCTGGGCGGGCTGGAGGAGAAGGAGAACAGCCGCAGCGGCAACGGCCTGCCGCTGCTCTCGCGCATCCCTGTGCTGAAGTGGATCTTCGGCAACCGCACCTCGAAGCGGGGCCGCAGCAAGCTCACCATCTTCATCCGGCCCACCATCATCCTGTGA
- a CDS encoding type II secretion system F family protein, which produces MAFLLRAGTPLDRALFLAEGMAGTARSQHALSDVRGRVIAGVSLRQAMAAHTVFDPEMVAMIGVAEEVKQLDHMFGRLAERYAADVKHRTTMLGSVLEPITILIIALLVGTVLVAMYLPMFKLSTTL; this is translated from the coding sequence ATGGCTTTCCTGTTGAGGGCGGGCACGCCACTGGACCGGGCCTTGTTCCTGGCCGAAGGCATGGCCGGTACGGCACGCTCGCAGCATGCCCTGTCCGACGTCAGGGGTCGGGTGATCGCGGGCGTTTCGCTTCGCCAGGCCATGGCCGCGCACACCGTGTTCGATCCGGAAATGGTGGCCATGATCGGCGTGGCCGAGGAGGTGAAGCAGCTCGATCACATGTTCGGCCGCCTCGCCGAGCGCTACGCGGCCGACGTGAAGCACCGGACCACCATGCTCGGCAGTGTGCTGGAACCCATCACCATCCTCATCATCGCCCTGCTCGTGGGCACCGTGCTCGTGGCGATGTACCTGCCCATGTTCAAGTTGAGCACGACCCTGTGA
- a CDS encoding type II secretion system F family protein, protein MPISVPASATNGGSKDRPIAVFRSARGVITRLDRTGWTDVRKERLFRDMHLLVVAGVDPRTMLDLLVSAQGHGRSVGALHQVREAVLSGIPLSVAMSEAGVFSAHEEHAVRVGEESGRLADILLQLADHHAERIALRRLVRQAFAYPLFVLAVTMVVVLFMMNVVVPMFAEVFARSGPSSRR, encoded by the coding sequence ATGCCCATCTCTGTCCCCGCTTCGGCCACGAACGGTGGGTCCAAGGACCGGCCCATCGCGGTGTTCCGTTCCGCCCGGGGGGTCATCACCCGGTTGGACCGTACCGGGTGGACCGACGTCCGCAAGGAGCGGTTGTTCCGTGACATGCATCTGCTGGTGGTCGCAGGCGTGGACCCCCGTACCATGCTCGATCTCCTGGTGTCGGCGCAGGGCCATGGACGCTCCGTGGGGGCATTGCACCAGGTCCGCGAGGCTGTGCTTTCGGGCATCCCGCTCAGCGTGGCCATGTCGGAGGCCGGGGTGTTCTCCGCGCACGAGGAGCACGCGGTGCGCGTCGGCGAAGAGAGCGGGCGCCTCGCCGACATCCTGCTGCAGCTGGCCGATCACCACGCCGAACGCATCGCTTTGCGCCGGTTGGTCCGTCAGGCCTTCGCCTATCCGCTCTTCGTGCTCGCCGTGACCATGGTGGTGGTCCTTTTCATGATGAACGTGGTGGTGCCCATGTTCGCGGAGGTCTTCGCACGATCGGGGCCGAGCTCCCGGCGCTGA
- a CDS encoding type II secretion system protein, whose amino-acid sequence MNRAPSFTLLEALLALVMLAIVATMSSLVIGYLGEQRTGMGDRSEQLDERLTLFTAWATDLNDAARSVHVLEDGLDVRSPSKVVHYRVVRNALVRRTGDGPADTLIRGLDRMWVEPGGDRRSPPVLWSGTSFRAGRPVPLTLRIPRSPARAYHTLLR is encoded by the coding sequence ATGAACAGGGCACCTTCGTTCACCCTTCTGGAGGCGCTGCTCGCGCTTGTGATGCTGGCCATCGTGGCCACGATGAGCAGCTTGGTGATCGGCTATCTCGGTGAACAGCGCACCGGGATGGGCGATCGGAGCGAACAACTGGATGAACGCCTGACGCTGTTCACAGCGTGGGCCACCGACCTGAATGACGCAGCTCGTTCGGTCCATGTCCTGGAGGACGGTCTGGATGTGCGTTCCCCTTCGAAGGTCGTCCACTACCGCGTGGTGCGGAATGCCCTCGTCCGGCGCACGGGGGATGGGCCTGCGGACACGCTCATTCGTGGGCTGGACCGGATGTGGGTCGAGCCGGGTGGCGATCGGCGCTCCCCGCCTGTTCTCTGGAGCGGTACCTCGTTCCGCGCAGGCAGGCCGGTCCCGCTTACGCTGCGCATTCCTCGATCACCCGCGCGCGCCTATCACACCCTGTTGCGGTAG
- a CDS encoding DinB family protein: protein MDALNTLALIDHLQERLRDQRAQLDALRGLPLETLTRRPAPKRWSVLEVVEHMNLSSGIYHRRLDACYARAHNRLRFAPTFTPGRWGQLATRAMQPGADGRIGWRMRTLFLFEPRTAHTQGLAAIDRCATMLHGLHGLLERARTRGLEGERITSTLGPVLRFKVGDAFRFPIAHQDRHFLQIRNTLKDLS, encoded by the coding sequence ATGGACGCCTTGAACACCCTCGCCCTCATCGACCACCTGCAGGAACGGCTGCGCGATCAGCGCGCCCAGCTCGATGCCCTGCGCGGCCTTCCGCTCGAGACCCTCACGCGCCGCCCCGCCCCCAAGCGGTGGAGCGTGCTGGAGGTGGTGGAGCACATGAACCTCAGCAGCGGGATCTATCACCGCCGACTGGACGCCTGCTACGCCAGGGCCCACAACAGGCTGCGCTTCGCACCGACCTTCACCCCCGGCCGTTGGGGACAGCTCGCCACGCGGGCCATGCAGCCCGGCGCCGACGGCCGCATCGGCTGGCGCATGCGCACCCTCTTCCTGTTCGAGCCGCGCACGGCCCACACCCAGGGCCTGGCCGCCATCGACCGGTGTGCCACCATGCTCCACGGCCTCCACGGCCTGCTGGAGCGCGCCCGCACCCGGGGGCTCGAAGGCGAGCGCATCACCAGCACCCTCGGGCCTGTCCTCCGCTTCAAGGTCGGCGACGCCTTCCGCTTCCCCATCGCGCACCAGGACCGGCACTTCCTGCAGATCCGGAACACGCTGAAGGACCTCTCCTAG
- a CDS encoding AbrB/MazE/SpoVT family DNA-binding domain-containing protein produces MRIDIIAIGNSKGIRLSKALLQRYELTDEVELVLNEDHIVLKPTKGPRHGWDRAFKRMAERGDDAPLLPDVFADEDIA; encoded by the coding sequence ATGCGGATCGACATCATCGCCATCGGGAACTCGAAGGGCATCCGGTTGAGCAAAGCCTTGCTGCAGCGCTACGAGCTGACCGACGAGGTGGAGTTGGTCCTGAACGAGGACCACATCGTGTTGAAGCCGACGAAAGGCCCACGGCATGGCTGGGATCGGGCGTTCAAGCGGATGGCGGAGCGCGGTGATGATGCGCCGTTGCTGCCGGATGTGTTCGCCGATGAGGACATCGCATGA
- a CDS encoding type II toxin-antitoxin system PemK/MazF family toxin, producing the protein MKVPEPYAIVLVNLEPTIGSEIRKTRPCVVVSPREMNEHLRTVVVVPVTSASKGYPTRVPIAHPKVTGSMAIDQIRTIDTRRIIRVLGKLAPREITRCKAVLREAFVD; encoded by the coding sequence ATGAAGGTCCCTGAACCGTATGCGATCGTGCTGGTGAACCTGGAGCCCACGATCGGCAGCGAGATCCGCAAGACCCGGCCTTGCGTGGTGGTATCACCGCGGGAGATGAACGAGCACCTGCGTACCGTGGTGGTGGTGCCGGTGACCAGTGCGAGCAAGGGCTACCCCACACGCGTGCCGATCGCTCATCCTAAGGTGACGGGATCCATGGCGATCGATCAGATCCGAACGATCGACACCCGGCGGATCATCCGCGTGCTCGGCAAGCTCGCACCACGGGAGATCACCCGGTGCAAAGCCGTGCTGCGGGAGGCGTTCGTTGACTGA
- a CDS encoding Crp/Fnr family transcriptional regulator — MSLVRRTIERYVKLTDAEWALVEPHWQPRDFPKGAFITRTGDVEPWFSIVEKGVQRLFIEHDGAEVCVGFAYDGSWSGVYDSFVTRTPSRFAVQAVTDSRLWSIRREALYALYDTVPAMDRWGRLILEELLIGRATREIEQLTLDAEARYRKLIARSPHLLQLVAQKDIASYLRMTPETFSRLRARVR, encoded by the coding sequence ATGTCCCTTGTGCGCCGCACCATCGAGCGGTACGTCAAGCTCACCGATGCCGAATGGGCGCTGGTGGAGCCGCATTGGCAGCCGCGCGACTTCCCCAAGGGCGCCTTCATCACCCGCACCGGCGACGTGGAGCCCTGGTTCAGCATCGTGGAGAAGGGTGTCCAGCGCTTGTTCATCGAGCATGACGGCGCGGAGGTGTGCGTGGGCTTCGCCTACGACGGCAGTTGGAGCGGCGTGTACGACTCCTTCGTCACCCGCACGCCGAGCCGGTTCGCGGTGCAGGCCGTCACCGACAGCCGCCTGTGGTCCATCCGGCGCGAGGCCCTCTACGCCCTCTACGACACCGTGCCCGCCATGGACCGCTGGGGACGGCTCATCCTCGAGGAGCTGCTCATCGGGCGCGCCACGCGCGAGATCGAACAGCTCACCCTCGATGCCGAGGCGCGCTACCGCAAGCTCATCGCCCGCAGTCCGCACCTGCTGCAGTTGGTGGCCCAGAAGGACATTGCCAGCTACCTGCGCATGACCCCCGAGACCTTCAGCCGATTGAGGGCCCGGGTGCGGTGA
- a CDS encoding succinylglutamate desuccinylase/aspartoacylase family protein: MGQRGKATPETCTLVRILGESVRPGERRTLDLQVARLVTRTPVEIPVVVQRGPQEGPVLLLLAGVHGDEINGIETVRLVMDELKVRPLERGTLIAIPILNVFGFLAMKRELPDGRDLNRFFPGSANGSLASRLAHALVTEVLPAVDVTIDLHSGADQRHNHPHLRYTDGDERSLALAHAFDPPLLLKAAIRPKSIREHLVKQRKAYVLFEGGKARSLDEDAVRVALRGITRVMEHLGLWSGPSDRARGPVHLSQSRWVRAPMAGIFHATAENGSHVARGMVLGFITDPYGEQVRHVKSPIEGYILCVNTSPVVNHGDALMHIAYDAP; the protein is encoded by the coding sequence ATGGGACAACGGGGCAAGGCGACGCCGGAGACCTGCACGCTGGTGCGGATCCTGGGCGAATCGGTGCGGCCGGGTGAGCGGCGCACGCTCGACCTGCAGGTGGCGCGCCTGGTGACGCGCACGCCGGTGGAGATCCCCGTGGTGGTGCAGCGCGGTCCGCAGGAGGGGCCGGTGCTGCTGCTGCTGGCGGGTGTGCACGGCGACGAGATCAACGGCATCGAGACGGTGCGGCTGGTGATGGACGAGCTGAAGGTGCGTCCGCTGGAGCGCGGCACCTTGATCGCGATCCCCATCCTGAACGTGTTCGGCTTCCTGGCCATGAAGCGGGAACTGCCGGACGGGCGCGACCTGAACCGCTTCTTCCCCGGCTCGGCGAACGGGTCGCTGGCCAGCCGGCTGGCGCATGCGTTGGTCACCGAGGTGCTGCCGGCGGTGGACGTCACCATCGACCTGCACAGCGGGGCGGACCAGCGCCACAACCATCCGCACCTGCGCTACACCGACGGCGATGAGCGGTCGCTGGCGCTGGCGCACGCGTTCGATCCGCCGCTGCTGCTGAAGGCGGCCATCCGCCCCAAGAGCATCCGCGAGCACCTCGTGAAGCAGCGTAAGGCCTACGTGCTCTTCGAGGGCGGCAAGGCGCGCAGCCTGGACGAGGACGCCGTGCGCGTAGCGCTGCGCGGCATCACGCGCGTGATGGAGCACCTCGGCCTGTGGTCAGGTCCCAGCGATCGGGCACGCGGTCCCGTGCACCTCTCACAGAGCAGGTGGGTACGCGCCCCGATGGCGGGCATCTTCCACGCCACGGCGGAGAACGGATCGCACGTGGCGCGGGGCATGGTGCTGGGCTTCATCACCGACCCCTACGGCGAGCAGGTGCGGCATGTGAAGAGCCCGATCGAGGGCTATATCCTGTGCGTGAACACGAGCCCCGTGGTGAACCATGGGGATGCGCTGATGCACATCGCCTACGACGCGCCCTGA